Proteins encoded together in one Labeo rohita strain BAU-BD-2019 chromosome 21, IGBB_LRoh.1.0, whole genome shotgun sequence window:
- the sec16a gene encoding protein transport protein Sec16A isoform X1: MQPPPRTAPPGASGPPPPSGGPNAFRRTRPHKHGAAAAMPPAAPPTQPVTDPFAFGRQSFSPMAGASQAPPINSNPPMQGPPLPGFNPMAPPQGPPPGAAQAASPGPPPRIFTPQPVPPGPAPSSNPPPAEPGYFNSQEPMPYIAQLPNPAPSFGSGLSHPPSTAPTPSVQSQPPFQPQPTPPLPSHWVPDHGSRPPSVQNYFQPTSDLPSQPFQAQAPPPHPAPPLTQSQNQGQPAQPNVTGLGATQQQNSHFPAQNYFSQSGGPSEPWFNQNPQDPSQHACPVSYSEVPSDSGTLSMFFRGNDVENEETLSGEGRVNGIHHPFHSTTEFSGPYLNDTGNIRAGAAPCDSVENQECVPNQEVLPSEPPPSHAFEGGPNLETPDTGPRLARSASVSSSYSNVSHSSGHGPHSGSHIPRRQQGVMGTFIQQESPRPPDHPPLHPSTAGYFEQIDSNPAAEASPTFPTPSPPKPVGVFQASANSSFEPVRSHGVGVRPAEVDRARMVMEKGGRDMQPGNLEQPPDNLETIYLPERRPSSRAQGARRPIESPATTLWAQNDTASLGVNILLAPAAPSLAATFVPAHPSDVIQPPEDGPLDLHPAKPDPQPTSENLEIPPDSTPQASLGYASLLVTSPPVEAMNQPVLIAPPSSLVSSQNLPQPSNQTSPQETATPVHPPPQSSVTNQMPPNSPPTNQPQPLFSQTPVNFSTSSTQGVLNLAREAKDAQPSVQAARPVLSRAQSLRGDSQSLPPVSQAQTTSAAAPSQNKPSNYELLDFSMHQPQSTNPVTIPAVSQSVHPAGLVNNTPGFYLQVTKDAQQGGQSESEALPLQQISNPPRPLSNQPDSDPTRTSHPTHPPPAQHQPPPQAPPTQPSAPPGSASAPPSSYPPQSGNSAPQALQEPQRPPSSLGGQSGYGPPPAMPPGPGYPGYYPGPYPEYQNGRPPYPPQYPMDPRSQSYYQDDPYRRGDPRYGWYDGQNPGYREPERQPERPSSRTSQYSDRPNSRQGYQEDISRSSRSAYDEYYANYYKRQYDAYGDRSRWYDPNAAYDPRYRAYYDQAYGWYYGDAYYNQQYQNRGREGYDDPWRYYPGYDSSFDDDCRRRDPYADEFDRRSVHSEQSAHSVRSSHSRRSSFSSRSQQSQVYRSQPDLVSAAYDTTGTTLPADYTYSQYPNPSDTVDYSQIPYSNDSTWTAPEQPPPRPLTPEKFSIPHRCARFGPAGQLILVQPNLPSAGQPTLVEIHSMEMILQDSPEQSEMRSFPGPLVKEETHKVDVIKFAQNKAQECLRSDDLIDKDSAYLIWEFIVLLCRQNGTVVGTDIADLLLKEHRSVWLPGKSPNEANLIDFNNEAIERAEEEETGPISLLSDTFMGVPENVGKETERFRELLLFGRKKDALESAMKNGLWGHALLLASKMDNRTHARVMTRFANSLPINDPLQTVYQLMSGRMPAAATCCGDEKWGDWRPHLAMVLSNLTHALDLDTRTISTMGDTLASKGLVDAAHFCYLMAQVGFGVYTKKSTKMVLIGSNHSLPFLKFCSSEAIQRTESYEYAQSLGSQPLSLPNFQVFKFIYACRLAETGLCAQAFHYCEVISRTLLSLPEYYSPVFISQLIQMSLRLRFFDPQLKERPEQELFIEPDWLLHLRQLDGQIKDGAITLRADRSTPQLYPCSTPSSEDQCSPPDPLTLNPDPHNPLMTSLLPPAVVQLMPPAPPTILQDGAVPLQQVPPPGENVPFYPVAQGPRQPNFATPFQPEMHEQYMPMPPQMPQQMPQQMPPQMPPQMHQQIPTYSPTEMPPQMPPGMPLQMPPPMPGAEHGSTPSSPQQFPQSSPTFTAPSLQGKDFYDEMARMGPGRRSRTTSQSSVQLASGRRSRTTSESSNHSGRERSSSLVNQSSPPPPPIPEATPHNEPKKTKKDSPKKQGASGGWLTWLYSKRKNEAHLPDDKNKSIVWDEKKQKWVNLDEPEEESKPPPPPPTGFPKAPMAGMGPPGMSGPPGGPPGGPPVNMFSRRAGTKSRYVDVLNPGRGVSKPAATVPPPADLFAPLAPMAMPANLFTPAAALDEQQQPMEGSVPDASGENTEQTSATVPQMFNPNTLPPGPEGTQSGELSRSSSMSSLSREVSQHLNQVPAQPPVQGAPPTGGVTFYNPSQFAQSVPTSRARPGRLGQRGYPTLK; the protein is encoded by the exons ATGCAGCCCCCTCCTCGGACAGCCCCTCCTGGAGCTAGTGGACCTCCACCTCCCTCCGGTGGACCCAATGCCTTCAGGAGAACCAGACCTCACAAGCATGGGGCTGCAGCTGCTATGCCACCGGCTGCCCCACCTACGCAGCCAGTGACTGATCCTTTTGCCTTTGGAAGACAAAGTTTTTCACCCATGGCAGGAGCCAGCCAAGCTCCACCCATAAACAGCAACCCACCTATGCAAGGTCCTCCCCTGCCTGGGTTTAACCCAATGGCTCCACCACAAGGGCCACCACCAGGAGCAGCACAGGCAGCTTCTCCTGGCCCACCACCAAGAATTTTTACGCCACAGCCTGTTCCCCCAGGGCCCGCACCAAGCTCCAACCCTCCACCTGCGGAACCAGGATACTTTAATTCACAAGAACCGATGCCCTACATAGCACAATTGCCTAACCCTGCTCCTTCCTTCGGTTCTGGTTTATCACATCCACCCTCCACTGCCCCAACACCTTCAGTTCAATCCCAGCCACCTTTTCAACCCCAGCCCACACCTCCCCTACCTTCTCACTGGGTGCCTGACCACGGAAGCCGCCCACCTTCTGTTCAGAACTACTTTCAGCCAACTAGTGATCTCCCATCTCAGCCATTTCAAGCTCAAGCCCCACCACCCCACCCAGCCCCACCATTGACACAATCTCAGAATCAAGGTCAGCCAGCTCAACCAAATGTGACTGGGCTTGGTGCAACTCAGCAACAGAATTCCCACTTCCCGGCTCAGAATTACTTCAGTCAGTCAGGTGGACCCTCAGAGCCGTGGTTCAATCAAAACCCACAGGATCCGTCTCAGCATGCCTGTCCTGTCTCCTACTCTGAAGTTCCCAGTGACTCCGGAACTCTCTCAATGTTCTTTAGGGgcaatgatgttgaaaatgaaGAAACCCTTTCAGGGGAGGGACGTGTGAATGGGATTCATCACCCTTTCCATTCGACGACTGAGTTCTCTGGTCCATATTTGAATGACACCGGTAACATTCGAGCTGGGGCAGCGCCGTGTGATTCTGTGGAGAATCAGGAATGTGTTCCAAACCAAGAAGTGCTGCCTAGTGAGCCTCCTCCAAGCCATGCCTTTGAGGGGGGTCCTAATTTGGAGACACCTGACACTGGGCCTCGTCTTGCCCGCTCTGCAAGTGTTTCGTCCAGCTACAGTAACGTCAGTCACAGCAGTGGACACGGTCCTCACAGTGGCAGCCACATCCCTCGGCGACAGCAAGGTGTAATGGGAACATTTATCCAACAAGAAAGTCCTCGCCCACCAGATCACCCTCCTTTACATCCTTCCACCGCTGGATACTTTGAACAGATAGACTCAAATCCAGCTGCAGAGGCAAGTCCTACTTTCCCAACTCCTAGCCCACCTAAACCAGTTGGTGTGTTTCAAGCAAGTGCAAATTCTTCCTTTGAGCCTGTCCGCTCACATGGTGTAGGAGTTCGACCTGCTGAGGTTGATCGTGCACGTATGGTCATGGAAAAGGGCGGACGTGACATGCAGCCTGGCAATCTAGAACAACCCCCAGACAACTTGGAGACAATTTATTTACCGGAACGCCGACCCTCATCTCGAGCTCAGGGAGCACGACGCCCCATTGAGAGTCCTGCTACTACACTCTGGGCTCAAAATGACACTGCCAGTCTAGGTGTTAACATTCTGTTAGCCCCTGCAGCACCCTCTCTGGCAGCAACATTTGTTCCAGCACATCCATCCGATGTCATCCAGCCACCGGAGGATGGCCCTCTTGATTTACATCCGGCAAAGCCAGATCCACAACCAACCTCGGAAAACCTGGAAATTCCCCCAGACTCCACGCCTCAGGCAAGTTTGGGATATGCCTCCTTGCTAGTGACCTCGCCTCCCGTAGAGGCCATGAACCAGCCCGTGCTGATTGCGCCACCTTCCAGTTTGGTTTCCTCTCAAAACCTCCCACAACCATCCAATCAGACAAGTCCTCAAGAAACAGCAACACCTGTGCACCCACCCCCTCAGTCTTCTGTGACCAATCAGATGCCTCCGAATTCTCCTCCAACGAATCAGCCACAGCCTCTGTTCTCTCAGACACCAGTAAACTTCAGCACTTCTTCCACGCAAGGTGTCTTGAATCTAGCACGAGAGGCAAAAGATGCTCAGCCCTCTGTTCAAGCAGCGCGACCTGTTCTCTCAAGGGCTCAGTCTCTTAGAGGTGATAGCCAATCTCTTCCACCTGTTTCTCAAGCTCAGACTACTTCTGCTGCTGCCCCCAGTCAAAATAAACCTTCAAATTATGAGCTGCTAGATTTTTCTATGCATCAACCACAGTCCACAAATCCAGTGACCATCCCAGCCGTCTCTCAGTCTGTCCATcctgcaggcttggtgaacaacACACCTGGCTTTTACCTGCAGGTCACCAAAGATGCACAGCAAGGTGGGCAGTCTGAAAGCGAGGCTCTACCCCTTCAGCAGATCTCTAACCCCCCACGACCCTTGAGCAACCAACCTGACAGTGATCCGACTCGCACCTCCCACCCTACCCATCCACCACCGGCTCAACACCAGCCTCCTCCGCAGGCCCCTCCAACTCAACCTAGTGCTCCTCCTGGATCTGCATCTGCCCCACCTTCCTCTTACCCACCCCAGTCTGGGAACTCTGCCCCTCAGGCACTTCAAGAGCCCCAGAGGCCTCCTTCATCTCTAGGTGGTCAGTCAGGTTATGGTCCTCCTCCTGCAATGCCACCTGGCCCGGGTTACCCGGGGTACTACCCGGGACCCTACCCTGAGTACCAGAATGGAAGGCCGCCATACCCACCCCAGTACCCTATGGATCCCAGATCTCAAAGCTACTATCAG GATGATCCCTACCGTAGAGGAGATCCTCGATATGGCTGGTATGACGGTCAAAATCCTGGCTACCGGGAGCCTGAACGTCAACCGGAGAGGCCGAGTTCTAGAACGAGCCAATACTCAGACAGACCCAACTCCAG ACAGGGGTATCAAGAAGACATTTCTAGATCCAGCCGTAGTGCCTATGACGAATACTATGCAAACTACTACAAGAGACAGTATGATGCCTATGGAG ATAGAAGCAGGTGGTATGATCCAAATGCTGCTTATGATCCACGATACAGAGCCTACTATGATCAAGCCTATGGCTGGTACTATGGAGATGCCTACTACAACCAACAATATCAAAACAG GGGAAGAGAGGGCTATGATGATCCTTGGCGATACTACCCTGGTTATGACTCCAGCTTTGATGATGACTGTCGCCGGCGTGACCCATACGCTGATGAATTTGACCGCCGTTCAGTTCACAGTGAGCAATCAGCACACAGTGTGCGTTCATCACACAGTCGACGCAGTAGCTTCAGCTCACGGTCACaacag aGTCAAGTGTATAGAAGTCAGCCAGATTTGGTCAGTGCAGCCTACGATACCACTGGGACGACTCTTCCAGCGGATTACACCTACAGCCAGTATCCTAACCCTTCAGATACTGTGGATTACAGTCAGATTCCTTACTCTAACGACAGCACCTGGACTGCCCCAGAGCAGC CTCCTCCAAGGCCGTTGACCCCAGAGAAGTTTTCTATTCCTCATCGCTGTGCTCGGTTTGGTCCGGCTGGTCAACTTATCCTTGTCCAACCCAACCTGCCCTCTGCTGGTCAGCCCACACTTGTGGAAATCCACAGCATGGAG ATGATTCTGCAGGATTCTCCAGAGCAGTCAGAAATGCGTTCATTCCCTGGCCCGCTCGTCAA AGAGGAGACTCATAAGGTGGATGTCATAAAGTTTGCTCAGAACAAAGCCCAAGAGTGTTTGCGAAGCGATGACCTCATTGACAAAGACTCCGCCTACCTCATCTGGGAGTTCATTGTGCTGCTGTGTCGCCAGAATGGG ACGGTAGTGGGCACGGACATCGCTGACCTGTTGCTAAAGGAGCATCGCTCCGTCTGGTTGCCCGGAAAATCACCTAATGAGGCCAATCTCATCGACTTCAACAATGAAGCAATAGAACGTGCTGAGGAGGAAGAGACGGGGCCAATATCCCTCCTATCAGACACTTTCATGGGCGTGCCGGAGAATGTTGGCAAGGAGACGGAGCGCTTCAGGGAACTTTTACTATTCGGACGCAAGAAG GACGCTCTGGAGTCTGCTATGAAAAACGGCCTGTGGGGTCACGCATTGTTATTGGCCAGTAAGATGGACAACAGAACACACGCTCGAGTCATGACCAG aTTTGCCAACAGCCTGCCTATTAACGACCCTCTTCAGACAGTGTACCAACTTATGTCAGGACGAATGCCAGCTGCTGCTACT TGTTGCGGAGATGAGAAATGGGGAGATTGGCGCCCTCATCTGGCCATGGTGCTGTCCAACCTCACACACGCTCTGGATCTTGACACCCGCACCATTTCCACCATGGGAGACACTTTAG CATCTAAAGGTCTAGTGGACGCAGCCCATTTCTGTTACCTGATGGCTCAGGTGGGTTTTGGTGTTTACACCAAGAAAAGCACCAAGATGGTCCTTATCGGCTCTAATCACAG TTTGCCGTTTTTGAAGTTCTGCTCGTCAGAGGCGATTCAGAGGACAGAATCGTATGAATACGCTCAGTCTCTTGGCTCTCAGCCTCTCTCTCTACCAAACTTCCAG GTGTTCAAGTTCATCTATGCGTGTCGATTGGCAGAGACGGGACTCTGCGCTCAGGCCTTCCATTACTGTGAGGTCATCTCACGCACCCTGTTGAGCCTGCCTGAGTACTACTCACCTGTGTTCATCAGTCAGCTCATACAG ATGTCTCTGAGGTTGAGGTTTTTTGACCCTCAGCTGAAGGAGAGACCAGAGCAAGAGTTGTTTATAGAACCTGATTGGTTGCTACATCTTAGACAACTTGATGGCCAGATCAAG GATGGTGCGATCACCTTACGTGCGGATCGTAGCACCCCGCAGCTTTATCCCTGCAGTACACCCAGTTCAGAAGACCAGTGCAGTCCACCTGACCCCTTGACTCTAAACCCTGATCCCCACAATCCTCTCATGACCTCCCTTTTGCCCCCAGCTGTTGTTCAACTCATGCCACCAG CTCCTCCCACTATTCTTCAGGACGGGGCAGTCCCTCTGCAGCAGGTCCCGCCTCCAGGAGAAAACGTTCCATTCTACCCAGTGGCCCAGGGGCCACGACAGCCAAACTTTGCAACACCGTTCCAACCTGAAATGCATGAGCAATATATGCCCATGCCACCCCAAATGCCCCAACAAATGCCCCAACAAATGCCCCCACAAATGCCCCCACAAATGCACCAACAAATTCCGACATACAGCCCTACAGAAATGCCTCCACAGATGCCTCCAGGGATGCCACTTCAGATGCCCCCACCAATGCCTGGGGCCGAACATGGCTCTACCCCTTCCTCTCCTCAGCAGTTCCCCCAGTCGTCTCCTACGTTCACTGCCCCCTCTCTGCAAGGGAAGGACTTCTATGATGAAATGGCACGCATG GGCCCAGGCAGAAGATCGAGAACCACTTCACAGTCATCAGTGCAACTG GCATCAGGTCGTCGGTCTCGCACAACGTCAGAATCGTCCAATCATTCTGGACGAGAACGCAGCAGTTCTCTAGTCAATCAGAGCTCTCCGCCTCCTCCTCCTATCCCAGAGGCTACACCACACAATGAACCCAAGAAGACCAAGAAAGACTCTCCCAAAAAA CAGGGAGCAAGTGGCGGCTGGCTAACCTGGCTGTATTCGAAGCGGAAGAACGAAGCACATCTGCCAGACGACAAGAACAAATCT attgtCTGGGATGAAAAGAAGCAGAAATGGGTGAACCTGGATGAGCCAGAGGAAGAG agcaaaccccctcctcctccacctaccGGCTTCCCCAAAGCGCCAATGGCTGGGATGGGGCCTCCAGGAATGAGTGGGCCACCAGGAGGGCCACCAGGAGGGCCACCTGTGAATATGTTCTCCAGGAGAGCAG GTACTAAGAGCCGTTATGTGGACGTGTTGAATCCTGGTCGTGGAGTATCTAAACCGGCCGCCACTGTACCGCCTCCTGCTGATCTGTTTGCTCCTCTCGCACCCATGGCCATGCCAGCCAACCTCTTTACACCTGCTGCAG CCCTAGATGAGCAGCAGCAGCCGATGGAGGGAAGCGTTCCAGACGCCAGTGGGGAAAACACAGAGCAAACTAGTGCCACAGTGCCACAG ATGTTTAATCCGAACACTTTGCCACCCGGCCCAGAGGGAACCCAGTCTGGAGAG CTGTCACGTTCTAGCTCAATGAGTTCACTATCTCGAGAAGTGAGTCAGCATTTAAATCAG GTTCCTGCTCAGCCGCCAGTTCAAGGAGCTCCACCCACAGGAGGCGTGACATTTTATAACCCCTCCCAGTTTGCACAG tctgtTCCCACAAGCCGTGCTCGACCTGGCCGTCTGGGACAGAGAGGATACCCCACACTGAAATAA